A window from bacterium encodes these proteins:
- a CDS encoding alanine--glyoxylate aminotransferase family protein, translating to MHDRLFIPGPVEVRPELLKAVASPQVGHRTQAYMDVHSATIPLLKKILYTEQEVLLFTCSATGVMEGSLRNLCQKKALLTVNGAFSKRWYQIAGFNGIPADKLEVPMGKAVMPEDLDKALATGQYDVFCAVFNETSTGVRAPLEKYSEVLKKYPDVMFCVDAVSAMAGDKIETDKLGLDVCLAGTQKCWGLPTGMCVTMISNKAMAKAATAKAPGYYVNFVDAKKYNDKHQTPHTPAIPILFGLHAQCNHIVNVEGLDNRWKRHLDMQKLTHQWVKEAGFELFPEKGYESVTLSCIKKPDGFDFKTLNGQLSKKHHCVISNGYGDIKEQTFRIAHMADTTVDEMKQLFKWIDAILAETHVSA from the coding sequence TCCTGAAAGCCGTCGCCAGTCCGCAAGTCGGGCACCGCACTCAGGCTTACATGGACGTTCACTCGGCCACCATTCCTTTACTCAAGAAAATACTCTATACCGAACAGGAAGTTTTGCTCTTCACCTGCTCGGCCACCGGAGTCATGGAAGGCTCCCTGCGCAATCTCTGCCAGAAGAAAGCTCTACTTACGGTCAACGGCGCGTTTTCCAAACGCTGGTATCAGATTGCCGGTTTCAACGGCATCCCCGCCGACAAACTCGAAGTCCCGATGGGCAAAGCTGTTATGCCCGAAGATCTGGACAAGGCTCTGGCTACCGGACAGTATGACGTTTTCTGCGCGGTTTTCAATGAAACTTCGACCGGCGTGCGCGCACCGCTGGAGAAGTATTCCGAAGTCCTGAAGAAGTATCCCGATGTGATGTTCTGTGTGGACGCCGTCTCGGCCATGGCGGGAGACAAAATCGAAACCGATAAACTCGGCCTCGATGTGTGTCTCGCAGGCACGCAGAAGTGTTGGGGATTGCCGACCGGCATGTGCGTCACGATGATTTCGAATAAAGCCATGGCAAAAGCCGCGACCGCCAAGGCTCCGGGCTACTATGTCAATTTCGTGGATGCGAAAAAGTATAATGACAAGCATCAGACACCGCACACGCCCGCGATTCCGATTCTCTTCGGTTTGCACGCGCAGTGCAACCATATAGTGAACGTAGAAGGTCTCGACAATCGCTGGAAACGTCATCTCGACATGCAGAAGCTCACGCATCAGTGGGTGAAGGAAGCCGGTTTTGAACTCTTCCCCGAGAAGGGTTACGAGTCGGTCACGCTCTCGTGCATCAAGAAGCCCGATGGGTTTGATTTCAAAACTCTGAACGGTCAACTCTCGAAGAAGCATCATTGCGTTATCTCCAACGGTTATGGAGATATCAAGGAGCAGACGTTCCGCATCGCGCACATGGCTGATACCACGGTGGACGAAATGAAGCAGCTCTTCAAGTGGATTGACGCGATTCTCGCCGAAACCCACGTTTCCGCATAA